One segment of Triticum aestivum cultivar Chinese Spring chromosome 2A, IWGSC CS RefSeq v2.1, whole genome shotgun sequence DNA contains the following:
- the LOC123188709 gene encoding uncharacterized protein, which produces MSPNSGTIRWCPAHPRLPLAMLFIIHRIDLIYPVSCGRRHHFHFLGFWWWGGPHRLSPARPRGGGDSTCEMLLPDKVVAGSPSFHRRIRSSPTRPLPDPLLSDSNAYKSARPRQQQPTSKWPILSPSPPPMRIQDDDYHDFADLRSLLLDGRLFH; this is translated from the exons ATGTCGCCCAATTCTGGCACCATCCGATGGTGCCCAGCCCACCCACGGCTTCCTCTCGCTATGCTCTTTATTATCCACCGCATCGATTTGATTTACCCCGTATCATGTGGTCGCCGACATCACTTCCACTTTCTAGGGTTTTGGTGGTGGGGTGGACCTCATCGTCTATCTCCTGCTCGACCTCGTGGCGGTGGTGATAGCACGTGTGAGATGCTCCTCCCCGACAAGGTCGTAGCTGGATCCCCTTCTTTCCACCGCAGGATCCGCTCCTCTCCCACGAGGCCGCTGCCGGATCCCCTCCTCTCCGACAGCAACGCCTACAAATCCGCTCGTCCTCGACAACAGCAACCAACTTCGAAGTGGCCGATCCTCTCCCCATCGCCGCCGCCCATGAGGATCCAG GACGACGACTACCACGACTTCGCTGACTTGCGGTCCCTCCTCCTCG ATGGGAGACTCTTCCATTGA